The genomic interval AAGGTGCGCTTCTCCTTCACGTCGAGCGCGGACCCGTCGGGCGCGTGGCGAGTGGTGGAGTTGCACGCGAAGGAAGGACTGTCGGAGCTCTACACCTGCACGGTGGACCTGGCGAACGAGCACCTGGGAGCGGACGTGGACGGGATGTTGGGCTCGTCGGCGGAGGTGCTCATCTCGCACGATGATGGAGTGCGGCGGTTGTGTGGAATTGTCCACCGGGTGGAGCACACGGGGACGCAGGCGGGGCACCTGCTGGCGAGAGCGCATGTAGCGCCGGCGCTGTGGGCGCTGTCGCAGCGCAAGGACAACCGCATCTTCCAGGAGAAGAAGGTGCCGGAGATATTGGAGGCGGTGCTGAAGGAGGGGTTGGGGCCCTTTGAGAGGCCATTCCGAATCGAGCTGAACCGGGAGTACCTGCCAAGAGAGTACTGCGTGCAGTACCAGGAGACGGACCTGGACTTCGTGCTGAGGCTGATGGAGGAGGAGGGAATCTTCTTCTACTTCGACCACTCGGGAGAGAAGGAGGAGCTCGTCCTGCAGGAGGAGAATGAGCAGTGCCCGTCGTGTGAGGCGGTGAAGGGGACGCCGATAACGGTGAGGGGGCCTGAGGCGGGGACGGCGGCGGACGAGTGTTTGCGGACGTTCGACTACTCGCAGCAGCTGCACACGACGAGCGTGGTGGTGAGGGACTTCAACTGGACGCACCCGGACTACGACTTGACGAGAGAGTCGAGAGCGGAGGACGTGCAGGGGAGGGAAAGAGAGTCGTACGAGTACCCGGCGCCGCTGCTGGGGCCGTATGACAAGGGGGAGAAGAAGTACAAGTACGAGCCGGCGCAGAAGCAGGAGCAGCTGCGGCGGCAGGCGCTGCACGCAGAAGGAAAGCGTGGACGGGGCGTGGGGTACGTGACGGGATTCACGCCGGGGTACATGTTCGAGCTGACGGGCCACGGGCACTCGGCGTTGGACCAGTGGTACCTGCTGACACACGTGGAGCACCACGGGAGGGCGCCGGAGGAGCTGACGGACGACTCGAACGCGAGGAGGGCGGAGGGCGAGGTGTCGGAGCGCTACCGCAACAGCTTCGAGTGCATCCCGCTGGACGTGTCATTCCGAGCGCAGCGGAGGCGAGCGCGAGCGCGAATGGCGGGGATGCAGACGGCGACGGTGGTAGGCCCGGCGAGCGAGGAGATACACACGGACGAGCACGGGCGAATCAAGGTGCAGTTCCACTGGGACCGGCAGGGGAAGAAGGACGAGAAGAGCTCGTGCTTTTTGCGAGTGGTGCAGGCGTGGGCGGGGCTGGGGTGGGGCTTCGTGTTCCTGCCGCGAATCGGGATGGAGGTGCTGGTGGACTTCCTGGAGGGAGACCCGGACCGGCCGATAGTGGTGGGGACCGTCTACAACGGGAAGAACACGCCGCCGTACGCGCTGCCGGAGCACAAGACGCGGAGTACGATTCGGACGTCGAGCTCGAAGGACAGCGATGGATTCAACGAGCTGAGATTCGAGGACGCGAAGGACGCGGAAGAAATCTTCGTGCACGCGCAGAAGGACTTCAACGAGGTGGTGCTGAACAACCACAGCACGACGGTGAAGGCGAACCAGACGAACACGGTGGATGGTTCGCAGACGGAGACGGTGGGAGGGGACCAGGGGATGACGGTGCACGGCAAGCGCACCAAGACGGTGGACAAGGACGAGACGACGACGGTGCACGGCAAGCGCACCGAGACGGTGGACAAGGACGAGACCATCACCAT from Myxococcus stipitatus carries:
- a CDS encoding type VI secretion system Vgr family protein, yielding MSDSDDVLHHVQQSAQVARDTGQVVQQAREGNVPIQQVRQPLENALSQIPQVQNAVQQARRVEQAANQVSGVANQVLGAAGAGGALGALSGLVNAIAGESPLDKVRFSFTSSADPSGAWRVVELHAKEGLSELYTCTVDLANEHLGADVDGMLGSSAEVLISHDDGVRRLCGIVHRVEHTGTQAGHLLARAHVAPALWALSQRKDNRIFQEKKVPEILEAVLKEGLGPFERPFRIELNREYLPREYCVQYQETDLDFVLRLMEEEGIFFYFDHSGEKEELVLQEENEQCPSCEAVKGTPITVRGPEAGTAADECLRTFDYSQQLHTTSVVVRDFNWTHPDYDLTRESRAEDVQGRERESYEYPAPLLGPYDKGEKKYKYEPAQKQEQLRRQALHAEGKRGRGVGYVTGFTPGYMFELTGHGHSALDQWYLLTHVEHHGRAPEELTDDSNARRAEGEVSERYRNSFECIPLDVSFRAQRRRARARMAGMQTATVVGPASEEIHTDEHGRIKVQFHWDRQGKKDEKSSCFLRVVQAWAGLGWGFVFLPRIGMEVLVDFLEGDPDRPIVVGTVYNGKNTPPYALPEHKTRSTIRTSSSKDSDGFNELRFEDAKDAEEIFVHAQKDFNEVVLNNHSTTVKANQTNTVDGSQTETVGGDQGMTVHGKRTKTVDKDETTTVHGKRTETVDKDETITITGARTEEVTGQEKLTLKAGRDATVNTLEKLTVTGKRQETIGGNDTLEVTGDKAQHATKNFMMTGDVQLQAKQGECTVTLKDSITVEGTSKKVALHNNSGQMVFDGNKIEVTAVAELSLVCGKASIKLKSDGSVEVNGAKEVSLGAQQSTLKLEAAGGTLSAPKLTSSAVGIHEITGALIKIN